Proteins found in one Candidatus Nitrosopelagicus brevis genomic segment:
- a CDS encoding transcriptional regulator, which produces MMEERPAESMPEPPQEMAQSDSDIGISSLMNKRAKLEEAIDYVGGLIANLKEKRTNLEKEIEEESVDIKNLKEKLMKVSDYIDEETRGIEHLSQKRNAVENEADEVGTLISSMREKLSGIDKIIDDEGKRITSFKESREKTSSF; this is translated from the coding sequence ATGATGGAAGAAAGACCAGCCGAATCTATGCCTGAACCACCTCAAGAAATGGCTCAATCAGATTCCGATATCGGCATTTCATCATTGATGAACAAACGAGCAAAGCTAGAAGAGGCTATTGATTATGTTGGAGGTTTGATTGCCAATCTAAAAGAGAAAAGAACAAACCTCGAAAAGGAAATAGAAGAAGAATCTGTAGACATTAAAAATTTGAAGGAGAAGTTAATGAAAGTTAGTGATTATATCGATGAGGAAACACGTGGAATTGAACATTTATCTCAAAAAAGAAATGCTGTAGAAAATGAGGCAGATGAGGTTGGTACTCTAATCTCATCAATGAGAGAGAAATTATCTGGAATAGACAAAATCATCGATGACGAAGGAAAGAGAATTACTAGTTTCAAAGAGTCACGAGAAAAAACTTCTAGTTTTTAG
- a CDS encoding ATP/GTP-binding protein — protein MKVIFVTGTAGAGKSLLTSKIKEYYAKNATFPITLNLDPGVASLPYSPDIDVRDYVDVNSLMEQYELGSNGSLIMANDLIATKIDDIQKEADTINPDYLIVDTPGQIELFAYRQSGPFFVQNFEAEEKMNLFLFDGTMVSTPSNFVSLMLLSTSIRLRLGLPTVNVITKTDLIEEKLQQVLSWSGTDSKLEADLAGEVNGDTFSLVSDMLTSINRNDFQQDLIPVSNATGDGMVNLQSALSRTINLGEEIED, from the coding sequence TTGAAAGTTATTTTTGTTACAGGCACAGCAGGGGCAGGAAAGTCATTACTGACTTCAAAAATTAAGGAATATTATGCAAAAAATGCCACATTTCCAATTACACTAAATTTAGATCCAGGAGTTGCCAGCTTACCATATTCACCAGATATTGATGTCAGAGATTATGTAGATGTCAATTCACTGATGGAACAGTACGAATTGGGATCAAATGGCTCACTGATTATGGCAAATGATTTGATTGCCACAAAAATTGATGATATACAAAAAGAGGCAGACACAATTAATCCGGATTATCTGATTGTGGATACGCCTGGACAGATTGAATTGTTTGCATATAGGCAAAGTGGCCCATTTTTTGTACAGAACTTTGAAGCTGAAGAAAAGATGAACTTGTTTTTGTTTGACGGAACAATGGTGTCAACCCCAAGTAACTTTGTCTCACTAATGTTACTTTCAACATCAATAAGATTACGATTAGGATTACCAACAGTTAATGTAATTACAAAAACTGATTTGATTGAAGAGAAATTACAGCAAGTTTTAAGCTGGTCCGGAACAGACTCAAAATTAGAGGCAGATTTGGCAGGAGAAGTAAATGGGGATACATTTTCTCTAGTATCAGATATGTTAACAAGCATAAACAGAAATGACTTTCAGCAGGATTTGATTCCAGTTTCTAATGCAACAGGAGATGGAATGGTTAATCTACAAAGCGCACTAAGCAGAACTATTAACTTGGGCGAAGAAATAGAAGATTAA
- a CDS encoding 7-cyano-7-deazaguanine synthase, translating to MKKAVIILSGGLDSACMVSYLKKGYQLYGITFAYGQRASEEIKAAKRIAKLLKLKEHKILDIGFMKELYGDSNVLTSTKKKMPSTFEYSIVVPIRNAIFLSIATAWAFTLNAELVAYGAQKGDTKYPDCRPEFTRKIQTALNQGEYDGIKNKIRKEIKIWSPYSENISKSDLIKKGYKELGNEIFKTWSCYLSGKVQCGKCESCNNRKIAFAKAKIEDKTKYLK from the coding sequence ATGAAAAAAGCAGTTATTATTCTAAGCGGGGGTTTAGATTCAGCATGCATGGTATCTTATTTGAAGAAAGGGTACCAGCTGTATGGAATTACTTTTGCATATGGTCAGAGAGCATCTGAGGAGATAAAGGCTGCAAAGCGTATAGCAAAGTTACTAAAACTAAAGGAGCATAAAATTCTCGATATTGGTTTCATGAAGGAATTGTATGGAGATAGCAATGTCCTAACCAGTACAAAGAAAAAGATGCCTAGTACCTTTGAATATTCCATCGTGGTTCCAATCAGAAATGCAATTTTTCTCTCAATTGCCACAGCATGGGCATTTACCCTAAATGCAGAACTAGTTGCATATGGAGCACAAAAAGGAGACACAAAATATCCCGACTGCAGACCAGAATTTACTAGAAAAATTCAGACAGCCCTAAACCAAGGTGAATACGACGGAATCAAAAATAAAATAAGAAAAGAAATCAAAATTTGGTCGCCATATTCAGAGAATATTTCAAAAAGTGATTTAATAAAAAAAGGCTACAAGGAATTAGGAAATGAGATTTTCAAAACTTGGAGCTGCTATCTTAGCGGCAAGGTACAATGTGGAAAATGTGAATCCTGTAATAATAGAAAGATTGCATTTGCAAAAGCAAAGATTGAAGATAAAACCAAATATTTGAAGTAA
- a CDS encoding CDP-glycerol glycerophosphotransferase family protein, which yields MKINFSLGKDWSELKKFEKLSSDERSIVFYAENKASMNHFRLLISELTEEKNFKICYVTSVQNDPMLSSKSKNIFAFYIGDGTARTKFFLTLKAKILIMDMPDLETFHIKRSKVYSVHYVYIFHSMFSIHSYLRKGAIDNYDTIFCVGEHHKNEIRETEKTYGLKPKKLITYGFGRLDTLLNEKQKFSQSNEDNEKLIIIAPSYGKENLLEVCGIKLLEILLNSGFRVLLRPHFRTLIDSKKLIKAIEEKFIDNPNFTLEEGIIPPEKFQNSKCMISDWSGISFEYAFTFEHPVIFIDVPKKVLNPNSDDISLEPIEISIRDKIGYVISPKNLENIQEIIEKIHGDNLTKERIIKIRSETVYNLGKSAKIGAEAIEKIYTELS from the coding sequence ATGAAAATTAATTTTTCTTTAGGAAAAGACTGGTCAGAATTAAAAAAATTTGAAAAATTGTCGTCTGATGAACGATCAATTGTATTCTATGCAGAGAATAAGGCATCGATGAATCACTTTAGATTATTAATTTCAGAGCTAACAGAAGAAAAAAATTTTAAAATATGTTATGTGACCTCTGTCCAAAACGATCCCATGCTATCCTCAAAAAGCAAAAATATATTCGCATTTTACATAGGAGATGGAACTGCACGAACAAAATTTTTCCTAACATTAAAAGCAAAAATTCTGATTATGGATATGCCAGATTTAGAAACATTTCACATTAAAAGATCAAAGGTGTATTCAGTCCATTATGTATACATCTTTCATTCAATGTTTAGTATTCATTCGTATTTACGAAAAGGAGCCATAGATAATTATGATACTATTTTTTGTGTTGGTGAACACCACAAAAATGAGATTAGAGAAACAGAAAAAACATATGGATTAAAACCAAAAAAATTAATCACATATGGGTTTGGCCGACTGGACACTTTATTAAACGAGAAACAAAAATTTTCTCAATCTAATGAAGACAATGAAAAATTAATCATAATTGCTCCTTCATACGGCAAAGAAAATCTCTTAGAAGTATGTGGTATAAAATTATTAGAAATTTTACTAAATTCTGGTTTTAGAGTTTTATTACGACCGCATTTTAGAACATTAATAGATTCTAAAAAATTAATCAAGGCAATAGAAGAAAAATTTATTGATAATCCTAATTTTACCCTAGAAGAAGGAATTATTCCTCCAGAAAAATTCCAAAATTCCAAATGTATGATCTCAGATTGGTCTGGAATTTCTTTTGAATATGCGTTTACTTTTGAACATCCGGTAATATTCATTGATGTCCCAAAAAAGGTTTTGAATCCAAATTCAGATGATATATCATTAGAACCTATAGAAATTTCAATTCGAGATAAAATTGGTTATGTGATATCTCCAAAAAATTTAGAAAATATTCAAGAGATTATTGAGAAGATACATGGTGATAATCTAACAAAAGAACGAATTATAAAAATACGTTCAGAAACAGTTTACAACTTAGGAAAATCAGCAAAAATTGGTGCCGAAGCTATAGAAAAAATTTACACAGAATTAAGTTAA
- a CDS encoding glycosyl transferase — MAKIGQFIYPWGNGHYSRMMRLNEKLKELGDNEFHYFSKGDIYQKLLDKFPDEKQNIHEVLMPTPIDGKFGPSLRKSLWNFLLPVEGNEPLVTQISSYLKDEGKLYNKIGFDLVINDGDMGSNVLAQRRNITSLFVTNQFKPKLWKSRLYFKPALEFVAKQISKASKILVADSEPPYTMCEYNLNFTKDIQEKVVYVGHFTNEKKIEKGEKGDLEKLVSDSVYGYWMRTGNISTNDGTGERYEEAFHQPELKNEKRIISHAKNDESIDRVLDKDGNEYSISEAYEKKVDWIQIDKGFLSEQEKETVLDLCKYAVVNGSHTVMGEILGGHAKPIIGIPIYDEHTNQIEWIKEKKLGLFAQNRGQIVEAVKQMYENYEEYTDSVKGFSRNFNGNGVSNTTKIVSEILEDKK, encoded by the coding sequence ATGGCAAAAATTGGACAATTCATCTATCCATGGGGAAATGGACATTATTCTCGAATGATGAGATTGAATGAAAAATTAAAAGAATTAGGAGACAACGAGTTTCATTATTTTAGTAAAGGCGATATCTATCAAAAATTATTAGACAAATTTCCTGATGAAAAACAGAATATTCATGAAGTTTTGATGCCTACACCAATAGATGGTAAGTTTGGGCCAAGTTTAAGAAAATCTTTGTGGAATTTTCTATTGCCTGTTGAGGGTAATGAACCCCTAGTAACACAAATTTCAAGCTATCTTAAAGATGAGGGTAAACTTTACAACAAAATTGGATTTGATTTAGTAATTAATGATGGAGATATGGGTTCAAACGTTTTGGCTCAACGAAGAAATATCACAAGTTTATTTGTAACAAATCAATTTAAACCGAAATTATGGAAGTCAAGATTATATTTTAAACCAGCATTAGAGTTTGTTGCAAAACAAATCTCCAAAGCATCTAAAATTTTAGTTGCAGATTCAGAACCACCATACACAATGTGTGAGTATAATCTAAATTTTACAAAAGATATTCAAGAAAAAGTAGTCTATGTCGGACATTTTACAAATGAGAAAAAAATTGAAAAGGGTGAAAAGGGTGATTTAGAAAAATTAGTTTCAGATTCTGTTTATGGTTATTGGATGAGAACTGGAAATATATCAACTAATGATGGAACAGGGGAAAGATATGAAGAAGCATTTCATCAGCCTGAGTTGAAAAATGAAAAAAGGATCATTTCTCATGCAAAAAATGATGAAAGTATTGATCGAGTTTTGGATAAAGATGGTAATGAATATTCGATATCAGAAGCATATGAGAAAAAAGTTGATTGGATTCAGATTGACAAGGGATTCCTCTCTGAACAAGAAAAAGAAACTGTGTTGGATCTATGCAAGTATGCGGTAGTAAATGGTTCTCATACAGTAATGGGGGAAATTTTAGGTGGTCATGCAAAACCAATAATCGGAATTCCAATTTATGATGAACACACGAATCAGATTGAATGGATAAAAGAAAAAAAACTGGGATTATTTGCTCAAAACAGAGGGCAAATAGTAGAGGCGGTAAAACAAATGTATGAAAATTATGAGGAATATACTGATTCGGTTAAAGGATTTTCAAGAAATTTCAATGGTAATGGAGTCAGTAATACAACAAAGATTGTATCAGAAATTTTAGAAGACAAAAAATAA
- a CDS encoding winged helix-turn-helix domain-containing protein — MSKQQYRSEMGIMGDILDVTMNGGQQGVIVSAISRRANLSHYAVLDKCEKLINAGLVETRRDDRNRKFMITEKGLKFFDEFKNFQNLLESMNLRY; from the coding sequence ATGTCAAAACAACAATACAGATCCGAAATGGGAATAATGGGAGACATCTTAGATGTTACCATGAATGGAGGCCAGCAGGGCGTCATTGTGTCTGCAATCTCCAGAAGAGCAAACCTATCTCACTATGCCGTTCTTGATAAATGTGAAAAACTCATCAATGCAGGCTTAGTTGAAACAAGACGAGACGATAGAAATCGCAAATTCATGATAACTGAAAAAGGTCTAAAATTCTTTGATGAATTCAAAAACTTCCAAAATCTCCTAGAATCTATGAATCTGAGGTATTAG
- a CDS encoding Snf7 family protein, with the protein MASFQDKWAAPQKQSFMDKLGDTLKPKGSLKPRVEMAVKRLQAQIGKLDGMCQKLQERDQKIFQKIVAAQQAHDTYSSKVLSNELVEVRKVNKIMTNAKMGLERIELRLTTFHDLGDTVTTLMPTIGLMNGLKSSLVKFMPGADQEIGRMTEMLGGLMTETFSSSGSSFGVEESTNAESDSILAEAAAVAESQSGEQFPSVPTTGMEQFDIPTSESKFM; encoded by the coding sequence ATGGCAAGTTTCCAAGACAAATGGGCCGCTCCACAAAAGCAGAGTTTCATGGACAAATTAGGTGATACCCTAAAACCAAAAGGATCACTAAAACCAAGAGTCGAAATGGCTGTAAAACGATTACAGGCTCAAATCGGAAAACTTGATGGTATGTGCCAAAAACTCCAAGAAAGAGACCAGAAAATTTTCCAAAAAATCGTAGCTGCTCAACAAGCACACGACACCTATTCAAGTAAAGTATTATCAAACGAACTAGTAGAAGTTCGAAAAGTTAACAAAATTATGACCAACGCCAAAATGGGCTTGGAGAGAATTGAATTAAGATTAACAACCTTCCACGACCTAGGAGATACAGTTACCACATTGATGCCAACAATCGGCCTCATGAACGGACTCAAATCATCACTTGTCAAATTCATGCCAGGTGCAGATCAAGAGATTGGTAGAATGACTGAGATGTTAGGTGGACTAATGACTGAAACCTTCAGCAGCAGTGGATCATCATTCGGAGTTGAAGAATCAACAAACGCTGAATCTGACAGCATCTTAGCAGAAGCAGCAGCAGTTGCAGAATCACAATCAGGAGAACAGTTCCCTTCAGTACCAACAACTGGAATGGAGCAATTTGATATTCCAACTTCTGAATCAAAATTTATGTGA
- the folE gene encoding GTP cyclohydrolase I FolE, with the protein MDKERVKKLVRELIIEIGEDPTREGLKDTPRRIADAYTEIFSGYDSDSELSVQFSEDSEMVVAKNIQFYSMCEHHMLPFYGTIQIAYIPNGRVFGISKLVRVVEKFSKRLQIQERITKNVADEIYAQGVKGVAVMAEGEHLCMKMRGVRNDAQMTSSAFRGVFEDQKTKEELLKAIQNK; encoded by the coding sequence ATGGACAAAGAACGTGTGAAAAAACTCGTACGTGAATTAATCATTGAAATCGGTGAGGATCCTACTAGAGAAGGTCTAAAGGACACTCCTAGAAGAATCGCAGATGCATATACTGAAATCTTTTCCGGATATGACTCTGATTCTGAATTGTCTGTTCAATTTTCAGAAGACTCTGAGATGGTAGTTGCAAAAAATATTCAATTCTATTCAATGTGTGAACATCACATGTTACCATTTTACGGAACAATACAAATTGCATATATCCCAAATGGTCGTGTCTTTGGAATATCTAAACTAGTTAGAGTTGTAGAAAAATTCTCAAAGAGATTGCAAATTCAAGAAAGAATTACAAAAAATGTTGCAGATGAGATTTATGCTCAGGGTGTTAAAGGAGTAGCAGTAATGGCAGAAGGTGAGCACCTATGTATGAAAATGAGAGGTGTCAGAAATGATGCTCAAATGACATCTTCAGCATTTAGAGGGGTATTTGAGGATCAAAAAACCAAAGAAGAGCTACTCAAAGCCATTCAAAACAAGTAA
- a CDS encoding homoserine kinase: MAKSVTVRAPCSTANLGPGFDVFGMALDALYDNVILTKKGKGVVIVSSDNIPLSPSKNTAGLVVSAMKKEFKITDGIEIKIKKNVPAGFGMGSSAASAAACAVGLNKLYNLKLTDTELVEFAGIGEKASAGTIHYDNVAASALGGFVVVKTKPLNVVKIQPPNDLVLCVAVPELKVPAKKTKVSRGVIPKKVSLSDMVKNISNASAIVAGFSEKNSELIGRSVQDVIVEPARKHMIPGFDKVKKNAMAAGAYGVTISGAGPSVIAFTDKKHDAKKISNAMKRGFKAAKKKSEVFICKPSKGPIIKR, translated from the coding sequence ATGGCAAAATCAGTAACTGTACGTGCTCCTTGCTCTACTGCAAACTTGGGTCCAGGATTTGATGTGTTTGGCATGGCACTAGATGCGCTATATGATAATGTAATTCTAACAAAGAAAGGAAAGGGAGTTGTCATAGTAAGTTCAGATAATATTCCTCTTAGCCCATCAAAAAATACTGCCGGATTAGTTGTATCTGCAATGAAAAAGGAATTCAAGATAACAGATGGTATAGAAATTAAAATTAAAAAAAATGTTCCTGCAGGATTTGGTATGGGAAGTAGTGCAGCATCAGCTGCTGCATGTGCAGTAGGTCTTAACAAATTATATAATTTGAAATTGACAGATACGGAACTAGTTGAATTTGCAGGAATTGGGGAAAAGGCTAGTGCAGGAACAATACATTATGATAATGTTGCAGCATCAGCGTTAGGTGGATTCGTGGTAGTTAAGACAAAACCTTTGAACGTAGTCAAGATTCAACCGCCAAATGACTTGGTTTTGTGCGTGGCAGTACCAGAATTGAAGGTTCCTGCAAAGAAAACCAAAGTTTCAAGGGGCGTTATACCAAAAAAAGTTTCATTGTCAGATATGGTAAAAAATATTTCAAATGCATCAGCTATTGTAGCAGGTTTTTCAGAGAAAAATTCCGAATTAATTGGAAGATCAGTACAAGATGTAATTGTTGAACCTGCAAGAAAACACATGATTCCTGGATTTGATAAAGTGAAAAAAAATGCAATGGCTGCTGGGGCATATGGAGTTACAATTAGCGGTGCAGGGCCATCAGTAATAGCATTTACAGATAAAAAACATGATGCAAAGAAAATTTCTAATGCAATGAAAAGAGGATTCAAAGCTGCAAAAAAGAAATCAGAGGTTTTTATTTGTAAGCCAAGCAAAGGACCAATAATCAAAAGATAG
- a CDS encoding helix-turn-helix transcriptional regulator codes for MNQESVYCGWLEDSKNDGMLLSPTDALILMARVHVAAFVLILLAMSVPLQHSFGSTRTLDFFLFPDGSTHVTYSLDSDPLLPDTEVSLYGDSLENLVAEDENGFLLSTQSEKNILQVETLGSSNILINYDTYSLISKDGKIWSFEIDSPVEFNVVMPENSVIVGMSTFPIDMNVDSDRTKILLPSGPAEITYFLAVAESSQVLPPAETPVTADNDNSMMYVAGGAAVAIAAIAAIAIKMKNKPKQVVSASQTTVVAERNEPFNIEKVLEMPDLREDDKDIIKFIHENGGSALESDLRKKFLLPRTTMWRAVKRLERHELIEITKKDQQNLIKLTNVETDKNE; via the coding sequence ATGAACCAAGAGTCAGTGTACTGTGGTTGGTTGGAAGATTCCAAGAATGATGGAATGCTTTTAAGCCCAACAGATGCCCTGATTTTGATGGCACGTGTACACGTAGCAGCTTTCGTCCTAATTCTGCTGGCTATGTCTGTACCGCTACAGCACTCTTTTGGCTCTACTCGAACCCTCGATTTCTTTCTTTTTCCTGATGGATCGACACATGTTACTTATTCTTTAGACTCTGATCCGCTTCTTCCTGATACTGAGGTCTCACTTTACGGTGATTCTCTTGAAAATCTTGTGGCAGAAGATGAAAATGGTTTTCTTTTGTCCACACAATCTGAAAAAAACATTTTACAAGTTGAGACTCTTGGGTCTTCAAATATTCTGATTAATTATGACACATACTCGTTAATTTCAAAAGATGGAAAAATTTGGTCATTTGAGATAGATTCTCCAGTTGAATTCAATGTGGTAATGCCAGAAAATTCTGTGATAGTAGGAATGTCAACATTTCCAATTGATATGAATGTGGATTCTGATAGAACCAAAATCTTACTTCCTAGCGGTCCTGCTGAAATTACATATTTCCTAGCAGTTGCAGAATCATCCCAGGTTTTACCTCCTGCAGAAACTCCTGTAACAGCAGATAATGATAACTCTATGATGTATGTGGCAGGTGGGGCTGCTGTAGCAATCGCTGCAATCGCTGCAATCGCAATCAAGATGAAAAATAAACCAAAACAAGTCGTTTCTGCCTCACAAACTACTGTAGTTGCAGAGAGGAACGAGCCATTCAATATTGAAAAGGTCCTAGAAATGCCAGATCTTAGAGAAGATGACAAAGACATAATCAAATTTATTCATGAAAATGGTGGTAGCGCACTAGAAAGTGATCTTAGGAAAAAATTCCTCTTACCTAGAACAACAATGTGGAGAGCAGTGAAAAGACTCGAAAGACATGAATTAATTGAAATCACTAAAAAAGACCAACAAAACCTCATAAAATTGACAAACGTGGAGACTGACAAAAATGAATAA
- a CDS encoding lysylphosphatidylglycerol synthase transmembrane domain-containing protein, which yields MNWRLAVIPVTLIPIIIIAIQFDIEAEDVFAIGVIPFTLAVVAIMAKLGLQGLKLAYIARTFLGPFDSIKRLTAMRVGSEFIKFTTPMFVGAEFAVIYYMTKKGIPTSKASWVALLDIVTEVFAAGVLSILAGILAIMYGAYVVGAVVLGTAVPITGLWIVLFFLSSKRTFTLPRVISFLATAIGKERGEKYVKQTNGWIEEVCVMSRENLHSSKSKKTFTIGFFVSIVSWMCYGISFLVIANGVGYAVEFFDSIMAVMGANAIANLPITVGGSGLAEFGIIAYLNNLDPFNFSADVDSLQWNAVIGWRIATYYIPIAVTWILLVKLALSKISKPNSA from the coding sequence ATGAACTGGCGACTAGCAGTAATTCCTGTTACTCTCATTCCAATCATAATAATTGCAATTCAGTTTGATATTGAAGCCGAGGATGTCTTTGCAATAGGGGTCATACCTTTCACATTGGCCGTAGTCGCAATAATGGCAAAATTAGGATTACAGGGATTGAAACTTGCTTACATTGCACGAACCTTTCTTGGCCCATTTGATTCCATAAAACGATTAACCGCGATGCGTGTTGGTAGTGAGTTTATCAAATTTACAACTCCAATGTTTGTTGGAGCCGAGTTTGCAGTTATTTACTATATGACAAAAAAAGGAATACCAACATCAAAAGCATCTTGGGTCGCATTATTAGATATTGTAACTGAAGTCTTTGCTGCAGGCGTACTTTCAATTTTAGCAGGAATATTAGCAATAATGTATGGTGCATACGTTGTTGGTGCAGTAGTTTTAGGAACCGCTGTTCCAATTACAGGGCTATGGATTGTTTTGTTTTTCTTATCATCAAAACGCACATTTACACTTCCAAGAGTAATCTCATTTCTTGCAACTGCAATAGGAAAAGAACGTGGAGAAAAATATGTTAAACAAACCAACGGATGGATTGAAGAAGTTTGTGTAATGAGTAGAGAAAACCTTCACTCTAGTAAATCCAAAAAAACCTTCACTATAGGATTCTTTGTATCAATAGTATCTTGGATGTGCTATGGAATTTCATTTTTGGTAATTGCAAATGGTGTAGGATATGCAGTAGAATTTTTTGATTCAATCATGGCAGTAATGGGTGCTAACGCAATTGCAAATCTTCCAATTACCGTAGGTGGTTCTGGATTGGCAGAATTTGGAATAATTGCATATCTAAATAATTTGGATCCATTCAATTTTTCAGCTGATGTTGACTCATTACAATGGAATGCTGTGATTGGTTGGAGAATTGCTACATACTACATACCAATTGCTGTCACATGGATCTTGCTGGTAAAATTAGCATTAAGTAAAATAAGTAAACCAAATTCTGCATGA
- a CDS encoding SDR family oxidoreductase → MDFKNKVVVITGASSGIGEAAAEQFAKRGANLVLVARRKEKLEQVAQKLSKYSTKTLIQVCDVSDKQQVKEMSEKVIETFSKIDILVNNAGFVIYGKVEELSIEDIESQMQTNYFGTINCTKYFLPHFLKQNSGHMVNVASVGGSFGVPGIASYCATKFAMLGFSEGLHHELHGTNVGVTVVSPIMVRTSLFDHPSFKNFTKFATGISLSADSVANAIIKASDSSRLEIVVPSFVRIGIWFKQTFPFLINPIIGNRFRKQLEKRDS, encoded by the coding sequence ATGGATTTTAAAAATAAAGTTGTTGTAATTACCGGAGCATCCAGTGGAATTGGTGAGGCAGCAGCTGAACAATTTGCGAAAAGAGGCGCAAATCTAGTCTTAGTTGCACGAAGAAAAGAGAAATTAGAACAAGTTGCGCAAAAACTTTCAAAATATTCAACCAAAACTTTGATTCAGGTTTGTGATGTGTCTGACAAACAACAAGTTAAAGAAATGTCTGAAAAAGTAATTGAGACATTTTCTAAAATTGATATTTTAGTAAATAATGCAGGATTTGTTATCTATGGAAAAGTAGAAGAATTGTCCATTGAAGACATTGAATCTCAAATGCAAACAAACTATTTTGGTACAATTAACTGCACAAAATATTTTCTTCCACACTTTCTTAAGCAAAATTCTGGTCATATGGTTAATGTGGCATCCGTTGGTGGAAGCTTTGGGGTACCTGGAATTGCATCTTATTGTGCAACAAAATTTGCAATGTTGGGGTTTTCTGAGGGCTTACACCATGAACTGCATGGAACTAATGTTGGGGTAACTGTTGTTAGTCCAATAATGGTTAGAACAAGCCTGTTTGATCATCCCTCTTTCAAAAATTTTACAAAATTTGCAACCGGAATTTCATTAAGTGCTGATTCCGTTGCAAACGCAATAATCAAAGCCTCAGATTCATCTAGATTAGAAATTGTTGTTCCATCTTTTGTAAGAATTGGAATATGGTTCAAACAAACATTCCCATTTTTGATTAATCCTATTATTGGAAATAGATTTAGAAAACAGCTTGAGAAAAGAGACTCTTAG